The Triticum aestivum cultivar Chinese Spring chromosome 6D, IWGSC CS RefSeq v2.1, whole genome shotgun sequence genomic sequence ctaggacgatggcgacggcgggggccggggcggcgagggcgccggcgcacggggccgggacggggcgggggcggcgagggcgccggcgagcacgcgcgggccgggcaagggggctcggggcgccgaggcggcgcgcgcgagcaggggagcacgaggcggggcggcgcgtggggcagggcgacggcgacgagcaccgggcggcgacccgtcgaggcaagggcgcgggcctacggcgatgaggagcgggcggcgatggcgagcacgggcagcctggcggcgtcgggggcaactggcgaggtatgtcgaaaatttcctaagtgtggacttatatagcaaagcctttagtcccggttcgtggcaacaaccgggaataaaggtgggcattagtcccggttggtgccaccaaccgggaccaaaggcctcttttcagcagcccaaagggcgggaagcggcggcctttggtcccggttggtgtcaccaaccgggactaaagggggggcattggtcccggttggtgccaccaaccgggaccaaaggccttgcgctgcccgcggccaaaagtttagtcccacctcgctagttgagaggggcttggagtggtttataagctccactgcggctgccctctcgagctcctctcaaatgcaggcttacgggcctaatgtcacactgtgctgtctgttggcctattgggccttctgcgggcctgaatcctggcccaggttgggtttctagtcgtattcaggccgtggtggcccaataggtggcaattttttaaattttttgcattatttattttcttttgttttttgctttattttttaattctttttgcttttaggtcagcaaaattataaactttctgttagtgccattagttttagaaaacatataaactttctattagtgccattagttctttatgaaaattctttttgctgtatttagtttttttattttcttttttgctatatttattttgttttatttctacttacaacaaaaaacttatttattttattttatcttgtttctaattacttatttattttactttatgataattctttctgctattaaagtttctatcaaaaaaagttctttatgaaaattctttttgcttttaatgattaaaaataaaaaagaggcgcaatgcgcgttgatttgcttcaagcctttcggaatagtgtagactgcactgcacatagctcgatgcagtctaccttattcctcaaggcttgaagctaagcaacgtgagcattgcgcctcttcttcatcgtctctgcactcagggcttataaaccgctcctagtgcctctcagctagcgaggtgggactaaaaaactgcttagctagtaagaaactctagtaccggttcgtgccacgaacaggtactaaaggtgctcgtggggccacagcctcatgagtaccggttcgtggcaccaacagggaccaaagggtggaattggtcccggttcgtgccaccaaccgggaccaatggccttgcacagcggcgtggtggtgagtttagtcccacctcgctagctaagagagagccgcacctgtttataaggtgcggtgcgcctgagctatcgagctcctctctaaagcaggcttacgggcctaacctctctgcactcagggcttataaagcatttcaaataaactctgaaaaggttgaaagttggcatggtatcatcatttcatccacatagcatgtgcaagaaagttgagagggttacggcaaaaactagatgcacttcttgtacaaaacggacaatggtatcatactcgtctattacaaagttggcatgctatcatcataatagttgcgggagaaagtcttcactttttcttcgcttgtgtcatttgcttattgcgccgtaaccatggataatcttcatcgtttatcaggatgcttgggtcagccttgactttgaagggaggaatttcatgaaacttttcataatcttcagacatgtctgtcttgccctccactcccacaatgtccctttttcctgaaagaactatgtgccgctttggctcatcgtatgatgtattcgcttccttatcttttcttttcctcggtctggtagacatgtccttcacatagataacctgtgccacatcattggctaggacgaacggttcgtcagtgtacccaagattgttcagatccactgttgtcattccgtactgtgggtctacctgtaccccgcctcctgacagattgacccatttgcacttaaacaaagggaccttaaaatcatgtccgtagtcaagttcctatatgtccattatgtaactataatatgtgtcctttcccctctcgattgctgcatcaaagcggacaccgctgttttggttggtgctcttttgatcttgggcgatcgtgtaaaatgtattcccatttatctcgtatcctttgtaagtcaatacagtcgaagatggtcccctagacaacgagtacaactcatcacaaacagtgttgtcacctctgagacgtgtttccaaccaactgctgaaagtcctgatgtgttcacatgtaatccagtcgtcacactgctccgggtgtttggagcgcagactgttcttgtgttcatcgacatacggggtcaccaaggtagagttctgtagaactgtatagtgtgcttcagaccaagaatatccatccctgcatattattgagttcccccctccaagcgtgccttttccagtcagtctcccctcataccgcgatttagggagacctatcttcttaaggccaggaatgaagtcaacacaaaacccaatgacatcctctagttgatggcccatggagatgcttccttctggcctagcgcggttacggacatatttctttaggactcccatgaacctctcaaaggggaacatattgtgtagaaatacaggccccagaatgacaatctcgtcgactagatgaactaggacgtgcgtcatgatattgaagaaggatggtgggaacaccagctagaaactgacaagacattgcgccacatcactccttagccttggtatgatttctggatcgatcaccttctgagagattgcattgaggaatgcacatagcttcacaatggctaatcggacgttttccggtagaagccccctcaatgcaaccggaagcagttgcgtcataatcacgtggcagtcatgagactttaggttctggaactttttctctggcatatttattattccctttatattcgacgagaagccagccgggaccttcatactgagcaggcattcaaagaagatttctttctcttctttcgtaagagcgtagctggcaggaccttcatactgcttcggaggcatgccgtctttttcgtgcaaacgttgcaggtcctcccgtgcctcaggtgtatcttttgtcttcccatacacgcccaagaagcctagcaggttcacgcaaaggttcttcgtcatgtgcatcacgtcgattgaagagcggacctctagctctttccagtagggtaggtcccaaaatatagatttcttcttccacatgggtgcgtgtccctcaacgtcattcggaatagctagtccgccggaccctttccaaagattaagtgtaaatcattgaacatagcaagtacgtgatcaccggtacgcatggtgggcttcttccggtgatctgcctcgcctttgaaatgcttgcctttctttcgacattgatggttagtcggaagaaattgacgatggcccaggtacacattcttcctgcttttgtccaggtatatactttcagtgtcatctaaacagtgcgtgcatgtgtggtatcccttgtttgtctgtcctgaaaggttactgagagcgggccaatcgttgatggttacaaacagcaacgcgtgcaggttaaattcctccagtttgtgctcatcccacgtacgtacaccgtttccattccacagctgtaaaagttcttcaactaatggccttaggtacacatcaatgtcgttgccgggttgcttagggccttggatgagaactggcatcataatgaacttccgcttcatgcacatccaaggaggaaggttatacatacatagagtcacgggccagatGCTGTGAtcgctgctctgctccccgaaaggattaatgccatccgcgcttaaaccaaaccatacgttccttgggtcagctgcaaactcagcccagtactttctctcgatttttctccactgcgacccgtcagcgggtgctctcaacttcccgtctttcttacggtcctcactgtgccatcgcatcaacttggcatgctcttcgtttctgaacagacgtttcaaccgtggtattataggagcataccacatcaccttcgcaggaaccctcttcctggggggctcgccgtcaacatcaccagggtcatctcgtctgatcttataccgcaatgcaccgcataccgggcatgcgttcagatccttgtacgcaccgcggtagaggatgcagtcattagggcatgcatgtatcttctgcacctccaatcctagagggcatacgaccttctttgctgcgtatgtactgtcgggcaattcgttatcctttggaagcttcttcttcaatattttcaatagcttctcaaatcctttgtcaggcacagcattctctgccttccactgcagcaattccagtacggtaccgagctttgtgttgccatcttcgcaattggggtacaacccttttttgtgatcctctaacatgcgatcgaacttcaccttctccttttgactttcgcattgcgtccttgcatcgacaatgacccggcggagatcatcatcatcgggcactggttcctcttcatcttcagcagcttccccccttgcagcatcattgggcacatcgtctggttcctcttgatcttcagtagcttccctcgttgcagcatcaccgtattcagggggcacatagttgtcatcgtcctcttcttcttcgccgtcttccatcataaccgccatttctccgtgcctcgtccaaacattatagtgtggcatgaaacccttgtaaagcaggtgggcatgaaggattttccggtcagagtaagacttcgtattcccacatgtagggcatggacaacacataaaactatTCTGCTTGTTTGtctcagccacttcaagaaaatcatgcacgcccttaatgtactcggaggtgtgtctgtcaccgtacatccattgccggttcatctgcgtgcattatatataattaagtgtgtcaaaaaccattacagaacatcatgaatagataattaagtgaccaaattaatagaagttcatcatcacattagaaccaaagtacatacatagttctcatctaacaacatatatataactctccagagcatctaattaattaaaccatacattgaaactatgtaaaacatttcaatgcgaaaacaaatgcgatcataatcacaaccaaggtaacaattgatccaacggcataatgataccaagtatcggtatgaatggcatattttctaatctttctaatcttcaagcgcactgcatccatcttgatcttgtgatcatcgacgacatccgcaacatgcaactccaatatcatcttctcctcctcaattttttttattttttccttcaagtaattgttttctttttcaactaaatttaacctctcgacaatagggtcggttagaatttccggttcaaccacctcctagataaataaaatctatgtcacgctggtcggtatatttgtcataaacaataaatgaatcaaatagttataaaaagataatatataccacatccgaatcatagacaggacgagggccgacgggggcggataccaaaaccatcgcactatgtaataagaaggaataaaatagtaagaaaattagacaagtatctatctaaagtaagaatttttttctttcaaaaagaagataagaacaagaggctcaccacggtgttgccggcgacgagatcggcgcgggcggtcgacggcggtgaagacgggaatgggacgtgacgggccgctaaacctagtcaaatctcgaggaaaatggagctttgaggtcgagcttcgagaggacaaagcttaactagtgtggctcgggcatttcatcgaacacctcatgtgcataggaggtgagctagagcaccacaaagcccgcccctcgccggccagagaaaacagagcactggagtgctctgctcgcgggcgaggggtatatataggcacctcattggtcccagttcgtggcatgaaccggtactaaatccgggccttctgtcccggttcatgccaagaaccgggacaaatggttgtgagccaggagcgaggaccattagtcccggttcgtggctcaaaccgggacaaatggttccatacgaaccgggaccaatgcccacgaggccccggccggccccctgggctcacgaaccgggacgaatgccccatgggtcccggttcgtgactgaatcagggctaatgtgaaaactgtcctgtgacctatgccctgttttctactagtgaatcgtGTTCTCTCCGACGTACGCTGTACGTAGCAGCCACGGCGGGGCAGCCATGGCCTCCACACATACATCTCTCAGCAAGTCTCGGTGACTGACCGCCGGCCTGACCGGCGACTTTCAGATTCTAAACCGCCGGTCGTTGCACGGCCTGTCAGTTCCCGAGTTATAACCACTGGTATTATCGCTAGCTGCTCTCCGTCACTCACTGATATATACGTACTAGTATATCTAGTCTCCTATCAACACACACCACATGCTACATTATGAACGTCCAGTGACCACCCGCCGTCGTGCAGGCCATGGCATCCACGAAGCAGCCCACGAATCAGTCCAAGGAAGGACGACTTCGATCTTGACCGGCAAATATGACTCACGTCTGCCCACACACCTGCCATGGAAAAACGAGCACCTAATCCATCCACACGTCCGCAGCTCCACTCTACGTACGAACCCCCACCTTCTTAAGAGCACCACCAGACGTTGCACGAAGCAACcgatcatcaccaccaccaccacaccatagCCACCACCATGGATCGCTCGCCTGCCAAGTTCGTCTTGCTCCTCATGGCAGCGGCAACCTGGAGCTGCTTCCTCGTCGCCGACGCAGGCAAGCTCCAGCCGAGCTGCATAGGGCGCGAGAGGGACGCCTTGCTGGCCTTCAAGCAAGGCATCCGTCACGACCACTACGACAACCACCTCGGGTCGTGGCAACAAGAGCGCCAAGATTGCTGCCAATGGGAAGGCATCACCTGCGACAACGTAACTGGCCATGTCGTCAAGCTTGACCTTGGCGGAAGATATGATTTGGTCGGCCAGATAAGTCCTTCCTTGCTTTCTCTAGAGCATCTCGAGTACCTCAATCTCAACTGGACGGGACTGTGTGGGCCTGATGGTGGTGTTCCAGAGTTCTTGGGTTCCTTAAAGAACTTGAGGCATCTTGATCTGTCCGGCATGCCTTTCTCCGGTATGGCGCCTCCTCAGCTTGGCAACCTGTCAAAGCTGGAATATCTTTACCTCTCCCACATGGATATGTACTCAACAGACATCTCATGGTTAACTCGTCTACCTCTGTTGGCGCATCTTGGTATGAGTTATATCAATCTCAGCTCAATAGCCGATTGGCCTCTTGTTGTCAATAAGATTCCATCTTTGGAGTTGCTTGGTCTTTCCGAGTGCTCGCTTTCAAGTGCAAACCAATCCCTAGCACACCTAAACCTCACAAATCTTCAATACCTTGATCTCTCAGATAACTACTTTGGTCATCCAATTGCATCCAGTTGGTTTTGGAACATAACAAGCATCAAGTACCTCGACCTTTCTGGTACCTCTCTCTATGGTCCGTTTCCTAATGAACTAGGAAATATGACGTCTCTCCAAGAACTTTATTTTGGCCCCTATTCTTCCGATGGTGACTCACCCACCACAACTGCTAACACGGCCACAATGACAGTAGACTTGAAAAATCTATGTGATTTGGAAGACCTATTGCTTGATGGAAGCCTCTCCTCTGGGAACATAACAGAGTTTATAGATAAACTGCCAAGATGTTCGTCCAACAGATTGCAGCGCTTGAGGTTGAGCCGCAACAATATGGTTGGAATTCTACCAAACAGATTGGGGAACTTAACCAACTTAGCTTTGTTGGACCTTTCTTACAATAACATTACTGGAGCTATACCGCTAGCCATAAGCAATCTTTCTTGTTTAGAAACACTTGATCTTTCTAACAACCTTCTTGCTGGAGCTATACCGCTAGGGTTGGGAAATTGCACTAGTTTGCAATATGTTTCTCTCACCAGTAACAGTCTCAATGGACCTATACAACCAGGGATACAAAACTGCAATAGATTACAGGACCTTTTGCTTTCTTACAATAGCATTACTGGAGCTATACCACCAATGTTGGTAAACTGCACCAGTTTAGAAACACTTGATCTTTCTAACAACCATCTTACTGGAGTTATGCCACCAGGACTGGGAAATTGCACTAGTTTGCAATATTTTTCTCTTTCGAACAACCATCTTACTGGAACTATATCACCAGGGACAGTGAGTTGCACTACATTAAATGACCTTGACCTTTCTTACAACAATCTTACTGGAGATATACCACCATGGCTGGGGAATTGCACTAATTTGCAGTCCCTTTCTCTTTCTAAAAACCTTCTCACTGGACATGTCCCATCTGAGATTGGTCTGCTCGGCAATTTGACTAGACTCGATCTTAGCAACAATAATCTAGATGGTGTGATAAGGGAGGAACACCTGGTTGCTCTAAAGAACTTAGAACACCTGGATCTATCACACAATTCTTTCTCAGGGCATCTGCCATCAGAGTTTGGAGCTACCGGATTATTAGAATTGACATTATCCTCCAATTACTTCAGTGGGCATATTCCTGAATATATTTG encodes the following:
- the LOC123142962 gene encoding LRR receptor-like serine/threonine-protein kinase RGI5 — its product is MDRSPAKFVLLLMAAATWSCFLVADAGKLQPSCIGRERDALLAFKQGIRHDHYDNHLGSWQQERQDCCQWEGITCDNVTGHVVKLDLGGRYDLVGQISPSLLSLEHLEYLNLNWTGLCGPDGGVPEFLGSLKNLRHLDLSGMPFSGMAPPQLGNLSKLEYLYLSHMDMYSTDISWLTRLPLLAHLGMSYINLSSIADWPLVVNKIPSLELLGLSECSLSSANQSLAHLNLTNLQYLDLSDNYFGHPIASSWFWNITSIKYLDLSGTSLYGPFPNELGNMTSLQELYFGPYSSDGDSPTTTANTATMTVDLKNLCDLEDLLLDGSLSSGNITEFIDKLPRCSSNRLQRLRLSRNNMVGILPNRLGNLTNLALLDLSYNNITGAIPLAISNLSCLETLDLSNNLLAGAIPLGLGNCTSLQYVSLTSNSLNGPIQPGIQNCNRLQDLLLSYNSITGAIPPMLVNCTSLETLDLSNNHLTGVMPPGLGNCTSLQYFSLSNNHLTGTISPGTVSCTTLNDLDLSYNNLTGDIPPWLGNCTNLQSLSLSKNLLTGHVPSEIGLLGNLTRLDLSNNNLDGVIREEHLVALKNLEHLDLSHNSFSGHLPSEFGATGLLELTLSSNYFSGHIPEYICMFWNLVVLDLSDNLFMGGLPRCSRKPNLVFLILNHNNFSGKFPSSLKNYSSLAFMDLSMNSFYGTLPSWIGDLVYLRFLQLSHNFLCGDIPVTITNLKRLRQLSLAGNSISGVIPFSLSNLTAMTQKHPKKPGVDMFVWYTSRVGKFREVWSIVMKRQELKYGARIFDVISMDLSLNNLTGEIPDGITSLNGLLNLNLSWNQLSGKIPDRIGAMESLESLDLSRNNLSGEIPTSLTDLTYLSSLDL